AACCCTCGGTGACGCCGGTCTCGATGTGCGACCACGGGAAGACCTCATCCAACGGCCGCTGCCGGCGGGCGTAGAAGGCGGGGTCAAGGCCGAATTCGGCGAAGGCATCAGCCCAGCGCTGCCAGGAGAAAAATTCCGTCCAACCATCCAGCATGCTGCCGCGTTTCCAGGCCGAGTGGATCACTTTCGACATACGCCGGTCGCCGCGGGAGATAGCCGCCTCGAGGAGGCTGGCTTTGGGCTCCGACCACGATAGTTTAATGCCCTTGCTCCTTATACGATCGAGCAGGTGGCGTTGCTTAACAACGATAGTCTCCTCATCATCCTGGGCCGCCCATTGGAATGGGGTGTGGGGCTTGGGAATGAAGGTGGACAGACTGACACGCAGAGTTGGCCGGCGGCCGGGGGCGTTACTACCAAGGGCATATACCTTATGCAGAGTGTCGGCCATCTCCGAAAGATCGTCGAGAGTTTCTGTCGGTAAACCCAGCATGTAGTAAAGCTTCATGCCCGTCCAGCCACGGTCGAAAGCCGCTTGAGCGGTGGCAAAAAGGGCTTCGTCCGGGATGATTTTGTTGATCACATTCTGGAGGCGAGGCGAAGCGGCTTCCGGTGCGAAGGTCAGGCCGCTTTTGCGGCCTTCAGGAAGACTCTCGACCAGCGACACCGAACCGGGTGTGACCCGTAGCGAAGGCAGAGAAATGGCGATGTGCCTGCCTGAATAGCGATCGGCAAGTTTGCTCACCAAACCATCGATGTCATCGTAATCAGATGTGGAAAGCGAAAGAAGCGAAATTTCATCGTAGCCGCAATTGGATATGATCTCATCGGCGGCATCGATTACTTCCTGGTGGGGGCGCTGTCGGGTGGGGCGATAGACAACGCCTGCATGGCAGAAACGGCAGCCCCGGACGCAACCTCGGGAGATCTCGATGACGCCTCGGTCCTGCACAGCTTCGATGTATGGGACAACCGGTTTGGTTATCGGTGGAGGAAGTTTTTGGACGATGCGACGGGTGATTATGGCAGGGGCAACCGGATTGTTTGGAGTTACCGAAGCAACAGTGCAGTCGTCTTTGGATTTCACGTCATAGAACGAGGGGATATATAAACCGTCTACAGCTGCCAATTTTTCAAGAAGCCCGGTTTTACCACCCGGCTCGCCGTCGGTTTTCCAACCGCAGTAAACATCGATAAATTCGGAAATAGAGTCCTCGCCGTCACCGATGAAAAAGACATCAACGAAATCAGAGACCGGTTCGGGATTGAACATCGAGGTACCGCCAGCGACCACCAAGGGGGAATCTTCTCCTCGATCAGCCGCCCAAACCGGGATACCGGCGAGGTCAAGCATTTCCAGCATCGTGGTGAAAGACAGTTCGGCGCCCAGAGAGAAACCGACGACATCGAAGTCACGGACCGGACGGAAATTCTCGAGAGACAAAAGGGTCAGCCCATTGTCCCGTATAGCCTTGATCATATCAGGCCAGGGCATGTAGGCGCGTTCAGCGAGGGCGTCATGCCGCCTGTTGATGATATCATAGAGAATGGGGAGAGAAAGATTGGAGAGGGCGACTTCATAAAGATCAGGGAAGCAAAGGGCTATCCTGACCGGAGTCGCGTCGAAATCCTTGACAATAGCATTAACCTCGCTGCCGGTGTAGCGGGCGGGTTTTTGGACTTTATATAAAATGGAATCGGGGTAAGACAATCAATGACTCCATTGATAAGAATTCAAGGTATTCGGGGCTCTGAGATTCTTCACTTCGTTCAGAATGACATTTACGTTTTAACTTCATCGAGGTCTGCAAGATGGAAAACCATGCCGTCGCGGGCGGCGATCACGCGAATGCCGGTTCTTTCGGTCATATCCGCGGCAACCTCCCACGGATGCGCTTTCCAGACGTTCATACCGAAATGTGTCAGGATGGCGGCTTTGGGCTTGATGCCGGCGATGATTTTCTTCGCCTCGTCCAGGGTCAGGTGATCGACGGTGGGTCTCGGCTCAGTCAAGACGACGTTAATGATCAGTAAGTCGGCGCCCTTGTAAACATCGATCAATTTATCGAAATATCGGGTGTCCGTAATGTAGGCGATGGTGCGCCCGTCTGCATGGAAAACAATCCCATAGGTCTCAACGGGGTGATGGTGCTGCAACGGCGTCTCGAACTTGAGACCATCGAGTTCATACTTGCCGCCTTCTTTAAGAACCACAACTTCATTGAGGAACTTTTTTACGTATGAGTAGATGACGGGCTCGGGCCCGAAGGCATCGGATGGCGCATAAAATTTACCCTTGCCGCGGAAACCGCCGCCGGTCATGGCTTCGATCATGACGTTGACGTCGCCGGAATGGTCGAGGTGGCGGTGGGAGAGGATGATAGCATCCAGGGTCTCGGCACGGAGCTTGCGCTTGTTTACCTGGACGATGCATCCCGGGCCCGGGTCAACCAGAACATTCTTCCCAGATAGGGACATCCAC
This is a stretch of genomic DNA from Dehalogenimonas etheniformans. It encodes these proteins:
- a CDS encoding MBL fold metallo-hydrolase codes for the protein MTEPRDDSITFLGTGGARIMVALQILASGGMWMSLSGKNVLVDPGPGCIVQVNKRKLRAETLDAIILSHRHLDHSGDVNVMIEAMTGGGFRGKGKFYAPSDAFGPEPVIYSYVKKFLNEVVVLKEGGKYELDGLKFETPLQHHHPVETYGIVFHADGRTIAYITDTRYFDKLIDVYKGADLLIINVVLTEPRPTVDHLTLDEAKKIIAGIKPKAAILTHFGMNVWKAHPWEVAADMTERTGIRVIAARDGMVFHLADLDEVKT
- a CDS encoding TIGR03960 family B12-binding radical SAM protein gives rise to the protein MSYPDSILYKVQKPARYTGSEVNAIVKDFDATPVRIALCFPDLYEVALSNLSLPILYDIINRRHDALAERAYMPWPDMIKAIRDNGLTLLSLENFRPVRDFDVVGFSLGAELSFTTMLEMLDLAGIPVWAADRGEDSPLVVAGGTSMFNPEPVSDFVDVFFIGDGEDSISEFIDVYCGWKTDGEPGGKTGLLEKLAAVDGLYIPSFYDVKSKDDCTVASVTPNNPVAPAIITRRIVQKLPPPITKPVVPYIEAVQDRGVIEISRGCVRGCRFCHAGVVYRPTRQRPHQEVIDAADEIISNCGYDEISLLSLSTSDYDDIDGLVSKLADRYSGRHIAISLPSLRVTPGSVSLVESLPEGRKSGLTFAPEAASPRLQNVINKIIPDEALFATAQAAFDRGWTGMKLYYMLGLPTETLDDLSEMADTLHKVYALGSNAPGRRPTLRVSLSTFIPKPHTPFQWAAQDDEETIVVKQRHLLDRIRSKGIKLSWSEPKASLLEAAISRGDRRMSKVIHSAWKRGSMLDGWTEFFSWQRWADAFAEFGLDPAFYARRQRPLDEVFPWSHIETGVTEGYLRREYKRALSGESTGDCHDSPCLACGLQNLVADCEASLAKRSL